In the Anaerobacillus sp. CMMVII genome, one interval contains:
- a CDS encoding ADP-ribosylglycohydrolase family protein: MVNNIVNGVMGLCVADALGVPVEFNRRETLKENPVVGMRAYGTHNQPAGTWSDDTSMSLCLVDCLSEGLNYEDIMNKFVKWFDEGAYTPYGDAFDIGIATSKALQRYMNGTKPLQCGGTTEYDNGNGSLMRILPILFYLQSRNDFFEQDEAFDIIHNVSALTHAHKRSQMACGIYVSIAAKICEESNLVLAVEQGISYAMKYYKKRAEFESELHYFQRLDNKNFASLPIDQIKSSGYVIDTLEAAIWCLLNTKSYKDCVLKAVNLGEDTDSLAAVVGGASRTSLWL; the protein is encoded by the coding sequence ATGGTAAACAATATCGTAAATGGAGTGATGGGTCTGTGTGTGGCAGATGCATTAGGTGTTCCTGTTGAATTTAATAGGAGAGAGACACTTAAAGAAAATCCTGTCGTTGGTATGCGTGCCTACGGAACACACAACCAACCTGCAGGAACTTGGTCTGATGATACAAGTATGAGCTTATGCTTAGTTGATTGCTTATCAGAAGGGCTTAATTATGAGGACATCATGAACAAGTTTGTGAAATGGTTTGATGAAGGAGCTTATACTCCTTATGGCGATGCGTTTGATATTGGAATTGCTACTAGTAAAGCATTACAAAGATATATGAACGGTACAAAGCCATTACAATGTGGTGGCACTACTGAATACGACAACGGTAATGGGTCTCTAATGAGAATTCTTCCCATTCTATTTTATTTGCAATCTAGAAATGACTTTTTCGAGCAAGATGAAGCATTTGATATCATTCATAACGTGTCTGCACTGACACATGCCCATAAACGGAGTCAGATGGCCTGTGGGATTTATGTTTCAATTGCAGCGAAGATTTGCGAAGAAAGTAATCTTGTATTAGCTGTTGAGCAGGGAATTTCATATGCAATGAAATATTACAAAAAGAGAGCTGAATTTGAAAGTGAATTGCATTATTTTCAAAGGTTAGATAATAAAAATTTTGCTAGTCTTCCTATAGATCAAATAAAAAGTAGTGGTTATGTGATTGATACACTTGAAGCTGCCATTTGGTGTCTTTTGAACACAAAAAGCTATAAAGATTGTGTTTTGAAAGCTGTAAATCTTGGTGAGGACACGGACAGTCTTGCTGCAGTAGTAGGGGGGGCTAGCCGGACTTCACTATGGCTATGA
- a CDS encoding DUF6508 domain-containing protein: protein MKHYIENLCHTLHASFYRAEIEKLSKFLPYFETATMESVCKWTPAEKTGEKQVITPYPTYDKSLLGFIDEIYSSNFMYTDYMSTIQDLDGDLNIAIETADLDLLRAILTYYVRAERFSDGAWAMAVEEKVFLKILRRLKEINKVE from the coding sequence ATGAAACACTATATTGAAAATTTATGCCATACACTGCATGCCTCATTTTACAGGGCAGAGATTGAAAAACTCAGTAAGTTCCTCCCTTATTTCGAGACAGCAACGATGGAAAGTGTTTGCAAATGGACACCTGCTGAAAAGACAGGGGAAAAACAAGTTATCACACCTTACCCAACCTACGATAAGTCATTGCTTGGATTTATCGACGAGATATATAGCTCAAACTTCATGTATACCGACTATATGTCTACAATTCAGGACCTTGATGGAGACCTGAATATCGCGATTGAGACTGCTGATTTGGATCTTCTAAGAGCAATTCTCACCTATTACGTCAGAGCCGAACGGTTTAGTGATGGAGCCTGGGCAATGGCAGTTGAGGAGAAAGTTTTTTTGAAAATACTCAGAAGACTAAAGGAGATCAATAAAGTAGAATAA
- a CDS encoding SEC-C metal-binding domain-containing protein, with protein MCHGGSGKNYKRCCGR; from the coding sequence TTGTGCCATGGTGGAAGTGGAAAGAACTATAAAAGGTGTTGTGGAAGATGA
- a CDS encoding M50 family metallopeptidase: MLNDWLIYFLLTFFILQIPRVNLYFAALNTMFHEMGHAIVCLLFKGRVVKISLFPNTEGQIITASGSWISRVFISYAGYTFPPLVAYGCFYLIGEGLHLNLLYGFIGVSVINLVLWVRNLYGLFWLTTFIGLCLVFVYIGDSGAIEIFVHFLAALLLVEAVRSAFIICLLSMRDRRQAGDATSLAKSTFIPAFFWGALFFVQSIIVAFWIFSAFIA, encoded by the coding sequence GTGCTTAACGATTGGTTGATTTATTTTCTTTTAACATTCTTCATTTTGCAGATCCCAAGAGTGAATTTGTACTTTGCTGCGTTAAATACGATGTTTCATGAAATGGGGCATGCGATCGTTTGCTTATTGTTTAAGGGACGAGTCGTGAAAATATCATTATTCCCCAATACAGAAGGTCAAATTATCACAGCTTCAGGAAGTTGGATTAGCAGAGTCTTCATTTCCTATGCAGGTTATACATTCCCACCACTAGTTGCCTACGGGTGCTTTTATCTAATTGGTGAAGGATTACATCTCAACTTGTTATATGGATTTATCGGAGTTTCTGTTATTAATCTAGTACTTTGGGTCAGGAACCTTTACGGTCTATTTTGGTTAACAACGTTTATCGGCTTGTGTTTGGTATTTGTGTACATAGGAGATAGTGGTGCAATTGAGATTTTTGTTCATTTTTTAGCGGCGTTACTACTAGTCGAGGCAGTACGATCGGCCTTTATTATTTGTTTGTTAAGCATGCGGGATCGAAGGCAAGCAGGGGATGCGACAAGTTTAGCAAAGAGCACATTTATTCCTGCATTTTTCTGGGGGGCGTTATTTTTTGTGCAATCAATTATCGTTGCTTTTTGGATTTTCAGTGCGTTTATTGCTTAA
- a CDS encoding S8 family peptidase, with protein MKSKLFGALLSFILIFTMVFSASVSANGSGNGKGNGVEKQDYLIGFQGTVDASIVIAAGGEVHHEYDYMPVLHVTLPKKAAEALAKNPNIKYIEEDVEYTSASQTTPWGVSHIRANTVHSWGNYGSGVKVAVLDTGIATHTDLKIAGGVSFISTESSYQDFNGHGTHVAGTVAALNNSYGVIGVAPSVNLYAVKVLDRNGSGSLSGIARGIEWAVTNKMDVVNMSLGGSSGSSTLQQACDNAYNKGVLLVAAAGNTGANGIQYPARYSSVIAVGAVNSNNVRASFSTYGSQLELMAPGVNVQSTYLNGGYSSLNGTSMAAPHVAAVAALVKSEYPWASNAQIRQRLRDTSINIGSATYYGYGLVDALGAAW; from the coding sequence ATGAAATCAAAACTGTTTGGAGCGTTACTGAGTTTTATCCTTATATTTACGATGGTGTTTTCTGCATCGGTAAGTGCTAATGGAAGTGGTAACGGTAAGGGGAATGGTGTTGAGAAACAGGATTACTTAATTGGTTTCCAAGGAACTGTAGATGCTAGTATTGTCATAGCTGCCGGTGGAGAAGTGCATCATGAATACGATTATATGCCAGTATTACATGTTACTCTCCCTAAAAAAGCTGCAGAGGCGTTAGCAAAGAACCCGAATATTAAATATATTGAAGAGGATGTTGAGTATACATCTGCATCTCAAACAACTCCTTGGGGCGTATCACACATTAGAGCAAATACTGTACACTCTTGGGGTAATTACGGATCAGGTGTGAAAGTGGCTGTCTTAGATACTGGGATTGCTACTCATACAGATTTAAAAATTGCAGGCGGAGTAAGTTTTATCAGTACTGAATCTAGCTATCAAGATTTCAATGGTCATGGTACACACGTTGCTGGTACGGTTGCAGCTTTAAACAATAGCTATGGAGTAATTGGTGTAGCACCATCAGTTAACCTATATGCTGTTAAAGTTTTAGATAGAAACGGTAGCGGTTCTTTAAGTGGTATCGCAAGAGGGATAGAGTGGGCGGTAACTAATAAAATGGATGTCGTTAACATGAGTCTTGGTGGATCTTCAGGTTCTTCTACGTTACAGCAGGCTTGTGACAATGCCTATAACAAAGGTGTTCTGTTAGTTGCAGCGGCTGGTAATACAGGAGCAAATGGAATTCAATATCCTGCAAGATATAGTTCAGTTATCGCTGTTGGGGCTGTTAATTCAAACAATGTAAGAGCTTCATTTTCAACATATGGAAGTCAATTAGAGCTTATGGCCCCAGGCGTAAATGTTCAAAGTACTTACCTTAATGGTGGATACAGTAGCTTAAACGGTACATCAATGGCTGCTCCACACGTTGCAGCGGTAGCAGCATTAGTAAAGAGTGAATACCCTTGGGCTTCAAATGCACAGATTAGACAAAGATTAAGAGATACATCAATTAATATAGGAAGCGCAACTTATTATGGTTATGGGTTAGTCGATGCCTTAGGTGCAGCCTGGTAA